Proteins encoded in a region of the Zea mays cultivar B73 chromosome 2, Zm-B73-REFERENCE-NAM-5.0, whole genome shotgun sequence genome:
- the LOC100283998 gene encoding uncharacterized protein LOC100283998 produces the protein MGTAKAKRRPVLICCGVLVAAIAVLAVVFVALYFTVFRPRSPKVVATAVVADLLPKGDGGGGQDLNLTVHVDVTVNNPNYAAFRYGDVVTLVRYHGSDVGMSVVPAGEIGARETLTVAAAVEVDTLKVAATPYFYVEFPTGKLPFETATAVAGEAVVLGAFKISASSQVACQVTVHLLPPNATSECTSTVHIGR, from the coding sequence ATGGGCACCGCCAAGGCGAAGCGGAGGCCCGTCCTGATCTGCTGCGGGGTGCTGGTGGCCGCGATCGCCGTCCTGGCCGTCGTGTTCGTGGCGCTCTACTTCACCGTGTTCCGGCCGCGGTCGCCCAAGGTGGTGGCGACGGCGGTGGTAGCGGACCTGCTCCCcaagggcgacggcggcggcgggcagGACCTGAACCTCACCGTGCACGTGGACGTGACCGTGAACAACCCCAACTACGCGGCGTTCCGGTACGGCGACGTGGTGACGCTGGTGCGGTACCACGGGAGCGACGTGGGCATGTCGGTGGTGCCGGCGGGGGAGATCGGCGCGCGCGAGACGCTGACCGTCGCCGCCGCGGTCGAGGTGGACACGCTCAAGGTGGCCGCCACCCCGTACTTCTACGTGGAGTTCCCCACGGGCAAGCTGCCGTTCGAGACGGCCACGGCGGTGGCCGGCGAGGCCGTGGTGCTGGGCGCGTTCAAGATCAGCGCCAGCTCGCAGGTGGCGTGCCAGGTCACCGTGCACCTGCTGCCTCCCAACGCCACGTCGGAGTGCACCTCCACGGTCCATATAGGCCGGTAG
- the LOC103647718 gene encoding harpin-induced protein, with amino-acid sequence MSDDNNNKGSSKARRRAHRLACCVALGVLVILGALALAFYLRYRPRPPRVVATPVDVGIEEFRLLPHPALKLSVGVHVVVSNPSNAPFRYGAALSAVTYHGAPVGETLVPAGEVGGGATARVEPATVVDGVKVAESPHFASDAVAGVLPFVAVARVVGKALVLRAFEVPVSVEVVCLVRIYVFHGESSSRCVATVRTGSGAGSGSGAGFPEGAGRAQEHD; translated from the coding sequence ATGAGTGATGATAACAATAACAAGGGCAGCAGCAAGGCGAGGCGGAGGGCGCACCGCCTGGCGTGCTGCGTGGCGCTGGGCGTGCTGGTGATCCTGGGCGCGCTGGCGCTGGCCTTCTACCTGCGGTACCGTCCGCGGCCGCCGCGCGTGGTGGCGACGCCGGTGGACGTGGGCATCGAGGAGTTCCGGCTGCTGCCGCACCCGGCGCTGAAGCTGTCGGTGGGCGTGCACGTGGTGGTGAGCAACCCGAGCAACGCGCCGTTCCGGTACGGCGCGGCGCTGAGCGCGGTGACGTACCACGGCGCGCCGGTCGGGGAGACGCTGGTGCCGGCGGGCGAGGTCGGGGGCGGGGCCACGGCGCGGGTCGAGCCGGCCACGGTGGTGGACGGGGTGAAGGTGGCCGAGAGCCCCCACTTCGCGTCGGACGCCGTCGCGGGCGTGCTGCCGTTCGTGGCCGTGGCGAGGGTGGTGGGCAAGGCGCTCGTGCTGCGCGCCTTCGAGGTGCCCGTCTCCGTCGAGGTGGTGTGCCTCGTCCGGATATACGTGTTCCACGGGGAGAGCAGCTCGCGGTGCGTGGCCACCGTCCGCACGGGGTCCGGCGCTGGCTCTGGCTCTGGCGCGGGGTTCCCAGAGGGTGCAGGGCGTGCGCAGGAGCATGACTAG
- the LOC100281478 gene encoding TBC domain containing protein: MIKWGLSSGTPADSYYEVRSDCTDGVPKSKFKIKAGKTLSARKWQAAFSPDGCLDIASVLSRIQRGGVHPTVRGEVWEFLLGCFDPRSTFDEREEIRQIRRIQYARWKEDCRQMDSHVGSGKVITAPLITEDGRPIKDPLVLLEATSDTNTSGDAPTTSINGNEVDESAERITDKQIIEWKLTLHQIGLDVLRTDRTMVFYENKENLSKLWDILAVYAWIDKDVGYCQGMSDLCSPMIVLLNDEADAFWCFEKLMRRLRGNFRCTDQSVGVANQLQHLASIIQVLDPKLHDHLETLGGGDYLFAFRMFMVLFRREVSFGDSLYLWEMMWALEYDPDIFFAACEEQGAVNKNKVSKSKLKGLRHFGKWDNKDKDKDKEDAKNGAEDGEDGPVPISVFMVASVLKEKREKLLQEARGLDDLIRILNDVNGNLDAKKACAGALKLHKKYLKKVQEKKP, translated from the exons ATGATCAAGTGGGGGCTCAGCAGCGGCACGCCCGCGGATTCCTACTACGAGGTCCGGTCAGATTGCACGGACGGTGTGCCCAAGAGCAAGTTCAAGATTAAG GCTGGCAAAACATTAAGTGCTCGGAAATGGCAGGCTGCATTTAGTCCTGATGGCTGTCTTGATATTGCCTCAGTCCTAAGCAGGATACAGAGAGGA GGTGTCCATCCAACAGTCAGAGGAGAGGTTTGGGAATTCTTACTTGGCTGTTTTGATCCCAGAAGTACCTTTGATGAAAGGGAAGAGATCAGGCAAATACGGAG GATACAGTATGCCAGATGGAAGGAAGATTGTCGACAGATGGATTCTCATGTTGGTAGTGGTAAAGTTATCACAGCACCACTTATCACTGAGGATGGCAGACCTATTAAGGATCCTCTGGTTTTACTTGAGGCTACTTCTGACACGAACACTTCAGGAGATGCTCCAACTACCAGCATAAATGGAAATGAAGTTGATGAATCTGCAGAACGCATTACCGATAAGCAAATTATCGAGTGGAAGCTGACATTACATCAAATTG GGCTTGACGTCCTACGGACTGATCGCACCATGGTATTCTATGAGAACAAAGAAAACCTTTCCAAATTATGGGATATTCTAGCCGTGTATGCATGGATTGACAAAGATGTTGGTTACTGCCAAG GAATGAGTGATTTGTGCTCACCAATGATAGTTCTACTAAACGATGAAGCAGATGCATTTTGGTGCTTTGAGAAATTGATGCGTAGATTG CGAGGAAATTTCAGATGCACAGATCAATCTGTGGGAGTTGCCAACCAACTTCAACACCTTGCGTCTATTATTCAGGTTCTTGACCCCAAGCTACATGACCACCTAG AAACTCTTGGTGGAGGTGACTACCTTTTTGCGTTCCGTATGTTCATGGTGCTTTTTAGGCGTGAAGTATCATTTGGAGACTCCTTATACCTCTGGGAG ATGATGTGGGCTCTGGAATACGACCCTGACATTTTCTTCGCAGCGTGTGAAGAACAAGGTGCAGTAAATAAAAACAAAGTTTCTAAATCCAAACTGAAAGGACTGCGCCATTTTGGCAAGTGGGATAATAAGGATAAGGACAAGGATAAGGAAGATGCTAAAAATGGGGCTGAGGATGGTGAAGACGGTCCTGTTCCAATTTCAGTTTTCATGGTTGCAAGTGTCCTTAAGGAAAAGAGAGAAAAGCTGTTACAAGAAGCTAGAGGACTGGACGATCTTATCAGG ATATTGAACGATGTAAATGGGAACTTAGATGCCAAGAAAGCTTGTGCTGGAGCATTGAAACTTCACAAGAAATACCTGAAAAAG GTACAAGAAAAGAAACCTTAA